From Verrucomicrobiota bacterium, one genomic window encodes:
- the iolG gene encoding inositol 2-dehydrogenase, producing MNKKVNIGVIGLGRLGSLYTNYCANRLPHANLVAVSDVREEVAKQVAEQYGAKRWYQNYKDLLADDEVEAIVIVTPTNLHKPVAIDAARAGKAIFCEKPLSLSIAECIEIKNVMEETRAFFQMGFMRRFDSAYIAAKQKIEEGVIGKRVQYKATSRDRVRPELDFLRPENSGGLFVDMGIHDFDIARFLMGEVKSVFTVAGVLAYPEMKEIGDVDNAIVTMYFEDGTLGAVDLSRNAIYGYDIQAEILGTEGTLQMGYTQETPIRVMKENNISHDTVPGFYERFEKAYVNQLADFVDNVRNNKNPSITVNDGIEALKIALAAAKSYHENRQVDLSEI from the coding sequence AATCTCGTGGCTGTTTCAGATGTGCGCGAAGAGGTAGCCAAACAAGTAGCAGAACAATACGGCGCGAAACGTTGGTATCAAAATTATAAAGACCTGTTGGCGGATGATGAGGTAGAGGCAATCGTCATTGTCACACCCACCAACCTCCACAAGCCAGTTGCGATCGACGCTGCTCGCGCAGGTAAAGCAATTTTCTGCGAAAAACCACTCTCCCTTAGCATCGCTGAATGTATTGAAATTAAAAACGTGATGGAAGAAACGAGAGCCTTCTTCCAAATGGGATTTATGCGCCGCTTCGACAGCGCCTATATTGCAGCAAAACAGAAAATCGAAGAAGGTGTCATTGGAAAACGCGTGCAATACAAGGCTACCTCCCGTGACCGTGTCCGACCAGAACTAGACTTCTTGAGACCGGAAAACAGTGGCGGCCTTTTCGTAGATATGGGCATTCACGATTTCGACATTGCCCGCTTTTTGATGGGCGAGGTTAAAAGTGTATTTACGGTTGCCGGTGTGCTTGCTTATCCAGAAATGAAAGAGATTGGCGATGTCGATAACGCGATCGTAACGATGTATTTCGAGGACGGCACACTGGGTGCGGTAGATCTTTCCCGCAACGCGATCTACGGTTACGATATCCAGGCTGAAATTCTTGGAACTGAAGGAACCCTCCAGATGGGATATACCCAAGAGACTCCTATTCGGGTCATGAAAGAAAACAATATCTCTCACGATACAGTGCCTGGATTTTATGAGCGATTTGAAAAAGCCTATGTTAATCAACTAGCAGATTTCGTGGATAACGTCCGGAACAATAAAAATCCATCGATCACGGTCAACGATGGAATTGAAGCTTTGAAAATTGCCCTGGCGGCAGCCAAATCCTACCATGAAAATCGTCAGGTGGATCTCTCTGAGATATAA